One Platichthys flesus chromosome 14, fPlaFle2.1, whole genome shotgun sequence genomic region harbors:
- the LOC133968391 gene encoding zinc finger protein with KRAB and SCAN domains 5: MAQCAAFQSKLASVMEQLAQAAVLEISRLWEDGFALVQVELRRRQSEIEALNKKLMLMENERLTVLSQITNISSSSSSSSSSSTASSFSSSSASSSSSSRREQHNKLLLPTGEGPIPDSVQTFCSDAVVRENHTPPPPPPPPPPPAQTEEMQCEQHRPYLCQREDMDDMDDEDFVKLEDEDDVQIVEQIVDSDHSVSDRAGYHERDPNPQPAEVLEEPENQQWTSVTVADSDSAEDSDCLFEPKQLSQHLDSEILLIQNALDIFDNSAETAYSDRFLRENGQSASSKSRAPLTFSQPQLSQPREAINLPERGVSIRFLSEKQQQTKHVSSFNSDSRLFLLNDPEFHKTMASRRIKEKWFICPFCGKSFDRISHLEIHQRIHTGEKPYTCDICGKCFSQRSNLRTHQRTHKETLSQNAI; this comes from the exons ATGGCCCAGTGTGCGGCTTTCCAGAGCAAGTTAGCCTCGGTCATGGAGCAGCTCGCCCAGGCGGCCGTGCTGGAGATCAGCCGGCTGTGGGAGGACGGGTTCGCCCTCGTGCAGGTTGAGCTGCGCCGGAGACAGAGCGAGATCGAAGCCCTGAACAAAAAGTTGATGCTGATGGAAAACGAGCGACTGACAGTGTTGAGTCAGATCACaaatatctcctcctcctcctcctcctcttcctcctcctcaactgCATCATCATTCTCCTCATCATcagcatcttcttcttcttcctccaggaGAGAGCAGcacaacaaactgctgctgcccACAGGTGAAG gGCCTATTCCAGATTCAGTCCAGACCTTTTGTTCTGATGCGGTTGTCAGAGAGAATCacactccaccaccaccaccaccaccacctccaccacctgctCAGACAGAGGAGATGCAGTGTGAGCAGCACAGGCCTTACCTCTGTCAAAGGGAGGACATGGACGACATGGACGACGAGGACTTCGTCAAGCTGGAGGATGAGGACGATGTCCAGATTGTGGAACAGATAGTGGACTCTGATCACAGTGTTAGTGACAGAGCCGGTTACCACGAGAGGGATCCTAACCCCCAACCTGCCGAGGTACTGGAAGAGCCAGAGAACCAGCAGTGGACGTCTGTGACGGTGGCCGACAGCGACTCAGCTGAGGACTCGGACTGCCTCTTCGAACCCAAGCAGCTCTCGCAACACCTGGACTCGGAAATCCTACTCATTCAGAATGCCTTGGACATCTTTGATAACTCAGCAGAGACGGCGTATTCGGACAGATTCCTGAGGGAAAATGGACAAAGTGCATCGAGCAAATCGAGGGCTCCTCTGACCTTTAGCCAACCTCAGCTCAGTCAACCTCGAGAAGCAATAAATCTCCCGGAGAGAGGAGTGTCCATCAGATTCCtctcagagaaacaacaacaaacgaAACACGTGTCGAGTTTTAACTCTGACAGCCGGTTGTTCCTCTTAAATGACCCAGAGTTCCATAAAACTATGGCGAGTCGCCGCATTAAGGAGAAATGGTTCATCTGTCCGTTCTGCGGAAAGAGCTTCGACCGTATCAGCCACCTGGAGATTCACCAGCGGATTCACACCGGGGAGAAACCGTACACGTGTGATATATGTGGCAAGTGTTTCTCCCAGAGGAGCAACCTTCGCACTCATCAGCGGACTCACAAAGAAACTTTATCCCAAAATGCAATTTGA